CGCTGCGGCTTCGTCGGCAGCGCGCTGCACGGCCTGAGTTATCTCGGCCAGTTGCGGCCGGCGCAGGAAGCCATCGAATTCTGGGACGGCCCGGTCAGGCCGGAAGCGGTGCGTCCCGGCAGCACGGCCTGGGCGCGCCACCACCTGCACAGCGCCGCCAACCTGTTCCACGTGCAAACGCGCCTGGCCACCGGCGATACCGCGGTGCGGCGCTACAAGATCGCCTGGGTCGGCGGCTGCGTGCTGTTCGACACCTTTTTGCTGCGCGCCGCCGGCGGCTTCGACTTCTGGCAGGAATTGCCGCCCCAGCATTGCGGCGAGGACGTGCTCGCCCAGCAGCGCGTAATGGCGCGCTACGGCGGTTGCGCCATCCTGCCGTCCGGCGCCTACCACATGGAATTGCCGACCACGGTCACCGCGCGCAGCGTCGATGCGCCGTACGTGCTGTCGCTGGAACGCCATCCGGCGCGCCGCTCCAGGACGCTCGAGTGAGCGTCGGCGCGCGCGCGCCGGATGCGGCGGCGCTGGACTGCTCGCTGCCCTGGCGCGAACCGGTGAACCGCCGCCTGGCGTTGCTGGAAATCGCCGGGCTGGCGGGCGCCTGGCCGACGTACCTGCCGCTGCCCGAACTGGCGCTCACGCCGGCCGACCGGATCGAGGCGGCGCGCGCCGTGGCGCCAGGCGCCGGCGAAAGGTTGGTGCTGCTGCAGCCGGGCGCGAGCGACCCGCGCCGCCGCTGGCCGGCGCGCTGCTTCGCCCAACTCGGCGACATGCTGGCGCGGGACGGCGCGCGCATCGTCGTCAACGGTTCCGCGCAGGAAGCGGGGCTGGTGGCGGAGGTGGCCGGACACATGCATCATCCGGCCACGACGCTGGCGGGCCCACTGGCGCCGGCACCCGTGCCTGCACCTGCGCCTGCGCCTGGCCTGGACGGCACCGCGAGCGCGCTCGGCCTGGGCGGGCTGTGCGGCCTGCTGGCGCGGGCGGCGCTGGTGGTGTCGAACGATACCGGACCCCTGCACCTGGCGCTGGCGCTGGGCGTGCCCTGCGTCGGCATCTTCTGGCTGACCAACCTGGTCGAGGGCATGCCCCTGCGTCCGTCCGGCCTGCACGCCGCGCTGGCGACGCGCACGCGCTGTCCGGTATGCGGGCAGGACAACCTGGCGCGCCGCTGTGCGCACGACGCCAGCTTCGTGGACGAGGTGAGGGTGGCCGAGGTTGCCGGCCTGGCGCGCGCGGCGCTGGCGCAACGCCGCCGTGTGCAAACCGGCTCGATCGATCGTGGCTGAATGCCGCCGATGGTTGCCGGGCGCGCCCGGCGCCGTCGTCACCAGTATGGCCACATGCCGACCGTACGCTGCCGGCTGGGCGCCGTGCCCGCCAACAAGGCGCGCGCATGCTGCAGCACGACGGCGGTGCGCTCCGCGCCCGGGTCCCAGATGCAGCGGTGCGCATGGCGGTCGAGCGGCGCCCAGCGCGCGATGTCCGCCTTGCTGAAAATGACCACGCTCTTGAGCTTCAGGCCGGCGGCGATGTGGGACACGCCGGTGTCGTTGCACAGCAGCAGGCGCGCATCGCGCATCAGGACGGCCATGGCGCCGATCGAGATCGGCGCGGCCGCATCGAGCGCGGGCTGCTGCGTGTGCATGCGGGCCGCCACCTCGGCGGTGAGGTCGGTTTCCTGCGGCGATCCGGTCAGCACCGGCCGCAGTCCGAATTCCTCCGCCAGGCGTTCGCCGACCTCGGCAAAATGCCGCGCCGGCCAGCATTTGTCGCGCTGGCGCGCGCCGGGGTGGATGCAGAAGTAGTCTCCCGGCTGCAGGCCGCGCCGCAAGCCGCTGGCATCGAGTTCGTCCTCGTCGCGGCGCAGCAGCGGAAATTCCAGGTGCGCCCCGTCCGCCCTGGCGCCGAGCTGCCGCATCAGGGACAGCAGGCGCTCGGGTTCGGCCCCGGTGTCGGGATAGGTGAACAGCGCGGTGTGCTCGCGCGCGACCGGCTCGCCGCGGCAAAAGCCGGCCATCGCCTCGGCGCCGAAACCGCCGACGATGTCGTTGCTGACGGCGCCGTTGCCGTGCAGCTGGATCGCCAGCGCGAAACGGCGCGCGCACAGGCTGCTGTAGAAACCGGTGAGCAGTTCGTGCCGCACCGGCTGTTCCGGCAGCAGGGGATGGCCGGGAAAGGGAATGAATTCGTCGACGTACTGCGCGAAGCGCTCGGCGAATTGCTGCGCCCACGGCAAGCCGACCAGCGCGATGCGGGCGCGCGGCAGCGCGGCGCGCAGCGCCCGCAGCGCCGGCACCGCGCACAGCATGTCGCCGAGCTGCAGGGCGCGGAACACGACGACGGTGGACGGGGCCAGGCGTTGCAGCAGGGAACGGCGGTACATATCGACTTGCTCCGTCATCGGCCCATCATGCGGGCAGCTCCGGTTCGCTGCGCTTGGTCACCAGGAACGGCGGCAGTGCCAGCGCGTGCAGCGGCATGCGGCAAAAGGCGGCCAGCGCCTCGGACGGCGTTTCCACGATCGGTTCGTCCTTGCCGTTGAACGGGGTGTTGAGCAGGATCGGCACGCCGGTACGCGCTTCGAAGCCGGCCAGCAGGCGGCGCAGCAAGGGGTCGTCGTCGGCGCCGACGGTCTGCAGGCGCGCCGTGCCGTCGACGTGGGTGACGGCCGCCACCTGCGGCACCGCGGACGCGCGCAGCGGTGCCGTGAACTGCATGAAGGGAGACGGGCTAGGCAGGTCGAACCAGGCGGCCGCGCGCTCTTCGAGCACCGCCGCGGCCAGCGGACGGAACCATTCGCGCCCCTTGACGCGCGCATTGATCCAGTCGCCCATGGCGGCGCGGCGCGGATCGGCCAGGATGCTGCGGTGGCCCAGCGCGCGCGGTCCGAATTCGCTCGCGCCCTGGATCAGGCCGAGCACGCGCTGGCCGGCCAGCAGGTCGAGCATGCGCCTGGCCAGGGCGCCGGGGTCGGGTAGGTAATCGACCCGGATGTCGTCGCGCCCGGCCAGCGCCGCCTCGACGGCGAGCGGCGGCAGGTGCATGGTGTGCGCATCGCCGTGCGGCGCCAGGTCGGTCACCTTGCCTTCGTTGCCTTCTCCGGGGAACAGCGCTTGCGTCAACAGGGAATAAAACATGCCGAGCCCGACCGGGTGCGCATCGTCGCGCTCCCACACCTGCTTGCCGATGCACAGCACGCGCTCGCGGTCGGCACGGTAGAACGACGTCGTTTCGCGCCAGTCGCCCGGCACGTAGGCGGCGCCGCTCCAGTGCTCGGTCAGCTCGCTCACCGGGCTGCCGAGCACCAGGGGCGCGCCGGACGCGTTGGCGGCATCGTTCATCGTGTTCTCCTTGTCGAGGGCGATCGGATATGGTCCACGGTCCAGCCAACATTGGAGCCCGGCAGGCGCGATTGGTTCAGCGGTACGGCGCATGGCCGAAGCCGTCGCGCCAAAGGCGCTATCATCGCAAATCATTCACCGGAAACCTGGATACCTGGACCTGTCATGCTGCAAACGCCCGCGTCGTTCACACCCTCGATCACTGTCCCGCCCGAGCCGCAAGCGGATGCACAAGCGCTCTCCTTCGTCTTCCATGGCGGACGTTTGCTGGTGCGGGAAGCCGACCTGGCGCTGCCCGATGCGGCCACGGTAGGGGCGCTGGTGCCGGATCGGCAGCGCCTGCAGCCGCTCGGCCTGCTGGACGGGCGTTATTGCCGCACCGGCTGGGTCGACGACGAGGCGGCACCGGCCGGCTACGCCTGGCGCGGCCTGCGTTCGCTGTTCGGCGAACTGGACGAGGCGCTGCTGGGCGTGGCCGGCCGCGCCTTCCAGATCGCCGAATGGGCGCGCACGCACCGCTTCTGCGGCGCCTGCGGCGGCGCCACCGCGCGCCTGCAGGGCGAGCGCTGCTTCCAATGCCTGCAGTGCGGGCACATGGCCTATCCGCGCATCTCGCCGGCGATGATGGTGTTGATCCGCAAGGGCGACGCGGTGCTGCTGGCGCTACACGCGCAGTCGGCGGTGGCGCGCTTCGTGCCGCTGGCGGGCTTCGTGGAGGCGGGCGAATCGATCGAGGAAACCGTGCACCGCGAAGTGTTCGAGGAAGTCGGGCTGCGCGTGCACAACCTGCGCTACTTCGGCAGCCAGTCGTGGCCGTTCCCGCATTCGCTGATGATCGCCTTCACGGCCGACTGGCTGGAAGGAGAAATCCGCACCGATCCGGCCGAGATCCTGGAGGCGCGTTGGTTCGGTCCCGGCGACGACTGGCCGGAACGGGTGCCGCAGGTGTCGATCTCGAGCATGCTGGTGGACGCGCACCGCCCGCCCGGCCGCTGACCGGAGCGCACCGGCGCGGCGGCATCATGGCAGCGGCATCGCGGCGCCGTCAGGGCAGCCTGGGCAGCGCGGAGGCGCCGGCGTTCGTGCTCACCGCCGTCACCGCCGTCACCGCCGCCGTAATCGGCACGCTACTCGGCGCGCCGCCCGGCGCCGCGGCGGCGATGCGGCTGTCCACGCGCAGTGCGGCGCCGCTTTCCTCGGGCTTGGCGCCGGTGTTACGCATGCGCACCACGCGCTGCATCAGGTCGAACCAGAACGGCGCGCCGAACAGCGTGGTCGAGGCGGTCACCATCCAGCCTGCCACCTGCAGGGCGAAGTCGGCGTCGAACCGCGGCGGGAAGTCGCGCCAGCCGATCGGCAGCACGCTCAGGGCGCCGATCAGCGCCGGATCGAGCGCCGCCGGTGCGTGCTGCAGGTGGGCGCTCAAGGCCGGTTGCTGCCACAGGGTCTTGAACAGGTGGATGCTGTCGATGTTGAACAGGATCGCCAGCAGCAGCGACAGCAACAGCGAGATCAGCAGCTGGCGCCGTTTATAGGCGCCGGACATGCGCGCCATCGCATTGTCGAACCAGCTCGCCAGCATGTCCTGGAATTGCTGCAGGTCGTGCGCGCGCCCATACAAACCCTGGAGCGCGGCGCGCAGCTGCGGATCGGGCAGGGCGTCGATGGAGGCGCGCAATTGCACGAAGTCGCCCGGAACCCGCCACAGGCTGTCCACCAGCGCAATCGCAAAGTGCGCCGGTTCGATGTAGGATGGTTTCGAGCGCAGCGCTCCCTCGCTGCGGGCATTGCCGTCGGTGTGCGGATTGACCAGCGGGTGCGCGTAGACGGCGCGCGCCAGCCCGGCAAAGCGCGGGTCGTTGAGCATGGTCTTGATGCCCGCCAATAAAGTGTTGGCGCGCAGCCGGAACAGCGCCGCCAGCGCTTCCTGCAGGGTACTCACGATGAGGGCGACCGTGCCATAGCAAAATGTCAGGCCGATCGCGACTTCCAAGACAGTGCTGCCGAGCATGATTGATCTCCCGCAGAGGACGATGGTTCGATCACGCTAGCGCGTCCCGGTTACGGCTGCGTTCGTCTAGATCAAGCAAATGGCTTGCACCTGTGGAGGCGGCGCATTTTCTATATACTCTCGGCAATCGAAAATTTTAGGGTTTACCATGTCTGACAAAGAACTCTTCACCGAAAACGACTGGCGCCGCCTGCTGGCCAGCCTCGGCGAAGATCCCGATCGTCCCGGCCTGCACGAAACGCCGAAGCGCGTCGCCAAGGCCTGGAAGCACTGGACTTCCGGCTACGGCCAGGATCCGGTCGAGATCCTCAAGGCCTTCGAAGACGGCGCCGAGGAATACAACGAACTGATCGTGGTGCGCGGCATTCCGGTGTACAGCCATTGCGAACACCATCTGGCGCCGTTCTTCGGCAAGGCCACCGTCGGTTATCTGCCGAACGGCAAGATCGTCGGCCTGTCCAAGCTGACCCGCCTGGTCGACGTGTTTTCCAAGCGCCTGCAGGTGCAGGAACGCCTGACGGTGCAGATCGCCAACACGCTGATGGAAGTGCTGGAACCGAAGGCGGTCGGCGTGGTCATCAAATGCCGCCACATGTGCATGGAAAGCCGCGGCATCCGCACGCCGGGCGAGGAAACCATCACGTCGGCCATGCTCGGCGAACTGCAGCCGAACCTGGCGCTGCGCACCGAATTCCTGTCGCTGGCGCACGACTGAAGGCTTGCGCAGGCAGCGGACCGGGGCGGCGCAGGCCGCCCTTTTTGTTTGCGCGGCGCCCGTTTTGTCCGCATCGCGCGGGGCCTTGTTTCGTGCACGCATCGTCCTGGCGCGATCCTGAACGCGTGCTAGACTCGTACATACTTCTTCCTGATCGCGGCGCCGGAGATGCGCCGCCGTCATGCTTTGTTCGGGAACCGTTCCGGATCCACCGTCTCCAAGTGACTTTGAGGCGATCGACATGGCCAGGCAAACCTTTCCAAGCGACGTTGCGCGCGAAGAGTTCGATGGGGTACGCGACATGCTCGAGGCGGCGCGCCGCAAGACGCGGCCGCGCAAGCACGACCTGTACGACGTGTTCTGCGCCATCCTGTACTTCCTGCATACCGGCGCCGCGTGGCGCAGCATGCCGCCCGACTTTCCGCCCTGGCGTACCGTACACGAGTATTTCACCCAATGGACTATGCTGCGCGAGGGCGACCGCACGCTGCTGGAAAAGGCGCTCGAGCGCCTGGGGCGCGGTCCCGAGATCGCACGCCTGCGCCAACTGACGGGGCAGCGCTGACCTGGGCATGAAAGGAGTCATGGACAAGACTGGACTGGGCCGGTACGGCCCGCGCGTGTCGCGCATCGGCCTCGGCTGCATGGGCATGTCGGACCTGTACGGCCCGGCCGACCGCCACGAAAGCATCGCCACCATCCACGCCGCGCTGGACGCCGGCATGACGCTGCTCGACACCGGCGATTTCTACGGCATGGGCCACAACGAACTGCTGATCCGCGAGGCGCTGGGCGCGCGCCCGCGCGACAGCGTGCAGGTCAGCGTCAAGTTCGGCGCCCTGCGCGGGCCGGACGGCGCCTGGAGCGGCTACGATTGCCGGCCGCAGGCGGTACGCAACTTCGTCGCCTACAGCCTGAAACGCCTGGGCACCGACTATATCGACATCTACCGCCCGGCCCGGCTCGATCCGGCGGTGCCGATCGAAGATACCGTGGGTGCGATCGCCGACCTAGTCAAGGCCGGCTACGTCAGGCACATCGGCCTGTCCGAAGTCGGCGCCGACACGCTGCGCCGCGCCAGCCGCGTGCATCCGATCAGCGACCTGCAGATCGAATACTCGGTGATCTCGCGCGGCATCGAGGCGGCGATCCTGCCGGCCGCGCGCGAACTCGGCATCGGCATCACCGCCTACGGCGTGCTGTCGCGCGGCCTGATCAGCGGCCACTGGCATCGCGAGCGAGGCGGCGACAAGGATTTCCGCGCCCTGGCCAGCCCGCGTTTCCAGGAAGAGAACCTGGCCGCCAACCTGGCGCTGGTCGAGCGCATGCGCGCGCTGGCGCAGGAACTCGGCGTGACGGTGGCGCAGCTGGCGATCGCCTGGGTGGCGGCGCAGGGACCGGACATCGTCCCCCTGATCGGTGCGCGCCGGCGCGACCGCCTGCAGGAAGCGCTGGGGGTGCCGGTGCTGGCGCCGACCGAGCTGGCGCGCCTGGAAGCGATCGTGCCGCCCGGCGCGGCCGCGGGCGCACGCTACAACGCCAGCCAGATGGCCCATTTGGACAGCGAAAAGGCTTGAGCGCGGCCTGGGCTCAGCCGGCCGCCCCATCCGCGCGCTCGAACACCAGGTTTTTCCTGGCATCGAAGTGGAACACGCCGATCGGCTGCGCCTGCACGTCGGCCGACGGTTCCGGCAACTGGGTGCAGCCCACGGTTTCCACCTGCCACATGTCGTCGCCCGCGCGCAGCAGGAAGGTCTCCGTGCCCGTCGAGAACAGTTCCAGGGTGAAGT
The genomic region above belongs to Massilia forsythiae and contains:
- a CDS encoding glycosyltransferase translates to MSRLAGEGAAGTGDAGGAGMRAAPGMPAGATIDVLVPTCNRPAALAVTLTALGGQTWPKLRIVVADQSDDAGAFERAEVQAVLRYLRATGRVVETFVRPRRGMAEQRAFLLAQVRSAYCLFLDDDVILEPGMVARLHAVLRAERCGFVGSALHGLSYLGQLRPAQEAIEFWDGPVRPEAVRPGSTAWARHHLHSAANLFHVQTRLATGDTAVRRYKIAWVGGCVLFDTFLLRAAGGFDFWQELPPQHCGEDVLAQQRVMARYGGCAILPSGAYHMELPTTVTARSVDAPYVLSLERHPARRSRTLE
- a CDS encoding glycosyltransferase family 9 protein, whose protein sequence is MSVGARAPDAAALDCSLPWREPVNRRLALLEIAGLAGAWPTYLPLPELALTPADRIEAARAVAPGAGERLVLLQPGASDPRRRWPARCFAQLGDMLARDGARIVVNGSAQEAGLVAEVAGHMHHPATTLAGPLAPAPVPAPAPAPGLDGTASALGLGGLCGLLARAALVVSNDTGPLHLALALGVPCVGIFWLTNLVEGMPLRPSGLHAALATRTRCPVCGQDNLARRCAHDASFVDEVRVAEVAGLARAALAQRRRVQTGSIDRG
- a CDS encoding glycosyltransferase family 9 protein, with amino-acid sequence MYRRSLLQRLAPSTVVVFRALQLGDMLCAVPALRALRAALPRARIALVGLPWAQQFAERFAQYVDEFIPFPGHPLLPEQPVRHELLTGFYSSLCARRFALAIQLHGNGAVSNDIVGGFGAEAMAGFCRGEPVAREHTALFTYPDTGAEPERLLSLMRQLGARADGAHLEFPLLRRDEDELDASGLRRGLQPGDYFCIHPGARQRDKCWPARHFAEVGERLAEEFGLRPVLTGSPQETDLTAEVAARMHTQQPALDAAAPISIGAMAVLMRDARLLLCNDTGVSHIAAGLKLKSVVIFSKADIARWAPLDRHAHRCIWDPGAERTAVVLQHARALLAGTAPSRQRTVGMWPYW
- a CDS encoding carbamoyltransferase C-terminal domain-containing protein, with translation MNDAANASGAPLVLGSPVSELTEHWSGAAYVPGDWRETTSFYRADRERVLCIGKQVWERDDAHPVGLGMFYSLLTQALFPGEGNEGKVTDLAPHGDAHTMHLPPLAVEAALAGRDDIRVDYLPDPGALARRMLDLLAGQRVLGLIQGASEFGPRALGHRSILADPRRAAMGDWINARVKGREWFRPLAAAVLEERAAAWFDLPSPSPFMQFTAPLRASAVPQVAAVTHVDGTARLQTVGADDDPLLRRLLAGFEARTGVPILLNTPFNGKDEPIVETPSEALAAFCRMPLHALALPPFLVTKRSEPELPA
- the nudC gene encoding NAD(+) diphosphatase, producing MLQTPASFTPSITVPPEPQADAQALSFVFHGGRLLVREADLALPDAATVGALVPDRQRLQPLGLLDGRYCRTGWVDDEAAPAGYAWRGLRSLFGELDEALLGVAGRAFQIAEWARTHRFCGACGGATARLQGERCFQCLQCGHMAYPRISPAMMVLIRKGDAVLLALHAQSAVARFVPLAGFVEAGESIEETVHREVFEEVGLRVHNLRYFGSQSWPFPHSLMIAFTADWLEGEIRTDPAEILEARWFGPGDDWPERVPQVSISSMLVDAHRPPGR
- the folE gene encoding GTP cyclohydrolase I FolE, translated to MSDKELFTENDWRRLLASLGEDPDRPGLHETPKRVAKAWKHWTSGYGQDPVEILKAFEDGAEEYNELIVVRGIPVYSHCEHHLAPFFGKATVGYLPNGKIVGLSKLTRLVDVFSKRLQVQERLTVQIANTLMEVLEPKAVGVVIKCRHMCMESRGIRTPGEETITSAMLGELQPNLALRTEFLSLAHD
- a CDS encoding aldo/keto reductase; translated protein: MDKTGLGRYGPRVSRIGLGCMGMSDLYGPADRHESIATIHAALDAGMTLLDTGDFYGMGHNELLIREALGARPRDSVQVSVKFGALRGPDGAWSGYDCRPQAVRNFVAYSLKRLGTDYIDIYRPARLDPAVPIEDTVGAIADLVKAGYVRHIGLSEVGADTLRRASRVHPISDLQIEYSVISRGIEAAILPAARELGIGITAYGVLSRGLISGHWHRERGGDKDFRALASPRFQEENLAANLALVERMRALAQELGVTVAQLAIAWVAAQGPDIVPLIGARRRDRLQEALGVPVLAPTELARLEAIVPPGAAAGARYNASQMAHLDSEKA